In Eriocheir sinensis breed Jianghai 21 chromosome 23, ASM2467909v1, whole genome shotgun sequence, a single window of DNA contains:
- the LOC127002415 gene encoding uncharacterized protein LOC127002415 isoform X13, giving the protein MWYWCTGYPFTGSLVTYTPRSFSASVVDSGVFPMWYWCAGYPFTGSLVTYTPRSFSASVVDSGVFPMWYWCAGYPFTGSLVTYTPRSFSGSVVGSGVFPMWYWCAGYPFTGSLVTYSPRSFSASVVDSGVFPMWYWCAGYPFTGSLVTYTPRPFSASVVDSGVFPMWYWCAGYPFTGSLVTYTPRSFSASVVDSGVFPMWYWCAGYPFTGSLVTYTPRSFSASVVDSGVFPIWYWCAGYTFTGSLVTYTPRSFSASVVDSGVFPVWYWCAGYPLPRCRTLHFSSLNCSSHFLFHSCSLVRSD; this is encoded by the exons atgtggtattggtgtactggatatcccttcactggtagcctggtaacatacactcccag gtctttctctgcctcagtggtggatagtggagtgtttcccatgtggtattggtgtgctggatatcccttcactggtagcctggtaacatacactcccag gtctttctctgcctctgtggtggatagtggagtgtttcccatgtggtattggtgtgctggatatcccttcactggtagcctggtaacatacactcccag gtctttctctggctctgtggtgggtagtggagtgtttcccatgtggtattggtgtgctggatatcccttcactggtagcctggtaacatatagtcccaggtctttctctgcctctgtggtggatagtggagtgtttcccatgtggtattggtgtgctggatatcccttcactggtagcctggtaacatacactcccag gcctttctctgcctctgtggtggatagtggagtgtttcccatgtggtattggtgtgctggatatcccttcactggtagcctggtaacatacactcccag gtctttctctgcctctgtggtggatagtggagtgtttcccatgtggtattggtgtgctggatatcccttcactggtagcctggtaacatacactcccaggtctttctctgcctctgtggtggatagtggagtgtttcccatatggtattggtgtgctggatataccttcactggtagcctggtaacatacactcccaggtctttctctgcttctgtggtggatagtggagtgtttcccgtgtggtattggtgtgctggatatcctctcccaaggtgcaggactttacatttttcttcactgaattgtagcagccactttttgttccattcctgtagcttggtgaggtctgactga